The following coding sequences lie in one Azospirillaceae bacterium genomic window:
- a CDS encoding flagellar FliJ family protein yields the protein MSNLRPLIRLAKFELDEKRRQLAELHAESDRLHRAVVDLDAEVEREREAADQSQIAAAAFGPYLKRARAQRQALLNSLAQLEARIAAMADELAEAFLELKRYELVQEARVQAAKAEWARKETVFLDEAGAVGHRRKQQGAG from the coding sequence TTGAGCAACCTGCGTCCCCTGATCCGGCTCGCGAAGTTCGAATTGGACGAGAAGCGCCGCCAACTGGCGGAGCTGCACGCGGAATCCGACCGGCTCCACCGAGCCGTGGTGGATCTCGATGCCGAGGTGGAGCGGGAACGCGAAGCGGCCGACCAGTCGCAGATCGCGGCGGCCGCTTTCGGTCCTTACCTCAAACGCGCTCGCGCCCAGCGCCAGGCGCTGCTCAACAGCCTCGCACAATTGGAAGCCCGGATCGCCGCGATGGCCGACGAATTGGCCGAGGCGTTCCTGGAGCTGAAACGTTACGAACTGGTGCAGGAGGCCCGCGTTCAGGCCGCCAAGGCGGAATGGGCGCGGAAGGAAACCGTCTTTCTGGACGAGGCGGGGGCGGTCGGCCACCGCCGCAAGCAACAAGGTGCAGGCTGA
- the fliI gene encoding flagellar protein export ATPase FliI, with amino-acid sequence MTNGAAALLDAISSIPVTRMTGRVAAVQGLMVEVSGIERFLAVGGRCNIHARDGRIVPCEVVGSRKDRALLMPFGNLEGVGVGCFAEAVEGRPSIRPSHAWLGRVVNALGEPVDGKGPLVGGHMPVPIRNNPPSAHARKRVGSKIDLGVRALNTFLTCCRGQRMGIFAGSGVGKSVLMSMLARYTSADVSVVGLIGERGREVQEFLEEDLGEEGLKRAVVVVATSDEAPLMRRQAAYLTLSIAEYFRDSGQDVLCLMDSVTRFAMAQREIGLSAGEPPTTKGYPPTVFAELPRLLERAGPGTDEGSITGLFTVLVDGDDHNEPIADAVRGILDGHIVMERKIAERGRYPAINLLKSVSRTMPGCNSDAENGLVRKARQLLSTYEDMAELIRLGAYRRGSDPQVDEAIHYQPELEAFLNQGKREHTDLSGGYAELARILGVEWPQ; translated from the coding sequence ATGACCAACGGCGCTGCGGCCCTCCTAGACGCAATTTCTTCTATTCCGGTCACACGGATGACCGGCCGGGTCGCTGCGGTCCAAGGCCTTATGGTTGAGGTGTCCGGCATCGAACGCTTCCTGGCGGTCGGTGGGCGATGCAACATCCACGCTCGCGACGGGAGGATCGTGCCTTGCGAGGTGGTCGGATCGCGTAAGGATCGGGCACTCCTCATGCCGTTCGGCAACCTTGAAGGCGTGGGAGTTGGGTGCTTCGCGGAAGCGGTAGAGGGGCGCCCGTCAATACGCCCGTCGCACGCGTGGCTCGGGCGTGTTGTTAACGCTTTGGGCGAGCCGGTCGATGGCAAGGGGCCCCTGGTTGGCGGGCACATGCCCGTCCCCATTCGCAACAACCCACCATCGGCCCACGCCCGCAAGCGGGTCGGCAGCAAGATCGATCTGGGGGTGCGGGCGCTGAACACGTTCCTGACCTGCTGCCGCGGGCAACGCATGGGCATTTTCGCGGGATCGGGCGTCGGCAAATCGGTGCTGATGTCCATGCTGGCCCGGTACACTTCGGCCGACGTCAGTGTCGTCGGCCTGATCGGGGAGCGTGGGCGCGAGGTTCAGGAGTTCCTGGAGGAGGATCTGGGCGAGGAGGGATTGAAGCGGGCCGTCGTCGTCGTCGCAACCTCCGACGAGGCCCCGCTGATGCGGCGGCAGGCGGCCTACCTCACCTTGTCCATTGCCGAGTATTTCCGCGATTCGGGACAGGATGTGCTGTGCCTGATGGACAGCGTCACTCGATTCGCCATGGCCCAACGCGAGATCGGATTGTCGGCCGGTGAGCCGCCGACCACCAAGGGATACCCGCCGACGGTTTTCGCGGAGCTGCCACGGCTGCTGGAGCGGGCGGGTCCGGGCACGGACGAGGGCTCGATCACCGGCCTGTTCACCGTGCTGGTGGACGGTGACGACCACAACGAGCCGATTGCCGACGCGGTTCGCGGCATCCTGGATGGCCATATCGTGATGGAGCGGAAGATCGCGGAGCGTGGCCGCTATCCGGCGATCAATCTCCTGAAATCGGTGTCGCGCACCATGCCCGGCTGCAATAGCGACGCGGAGAATGGCTTGGTGCGCAAGGCCCGACAGCTTCTGTCCACCTACGAGGACATGGCGGAACTGATCCGGCTGGGCGCCTACCGGCGGGGCAGCGATCCGCAGGTGGACGAGGCCATCCATTACCAGCCGGAGCTTGAGGCGTTCCTGAACCAGGGTAAGCGCGAACACACCGATCTGAGTGGCGGTTACGCCGAACTCGCCCGCATCCTTGGCGTGGAATGGCCACAATGA
- the flhA gene encoding flagellar biosynthesis protein FlhA: MGFLRGNVLTGQIGLAIGIGLILVVMIMPLPTWLLDFGLALSITFSVMILMTAIFIRKPLEFTSFPSILLISTLLRLSLNLSSTRLILTHGHEGPDAAGGIIAAFAGFVMSGNFIIGVTVFAILTLVNFVVITKGSGRIAEVSARFALDAMPGKQMAIDADLSAGLIDEAEARKRRSDLDDLSQFLGSMDGASKFVRGDAVAGLAITLINVLVGVIVAMWQQGMPFVQAADTFTKLTIGDGLVSQIPSLIVSVAAGIMTTKGTSEVDTDKQIFGQLSGHPAGLGLSSATLVLLSLLPGMPMLPFLALAGVTGYYAYKLPRMREEKVQQEAALLAIEQKPAPVAEEPISTALQIDLVRMELGYGLLPLINTEQGNRLTDQIRALRRQMATEMGFVMPSVRIQDNLQLPPNSYVIRVKEIEAGRGEIRPNMLLVMDPRGDQIQLPGEKTVEPTFGLPAMWVDNTYREEGLFKGYTVVDPPTVVVTHLTELVRDHMAELLSYAETQKLLDEMDKVHQKLVADIIPQHITIGGLQRVLQNLLSERVSIRDLPTILEGIAEASGYTRNISSITEHVRARLARQLSDANTGPSGFIPLLILSPEWEQAFAEALVGDGDDRQLSMSPSRLQQFMTTIRSNFEKFANMGESPVLLTSPGIRAYVRSIVERFRPQTIVMSQNEIHPKAKIKTLGQI; the protein is encoded by the coding sequence ATGGGATTCCTGCGCGGCAACGTGCTGACGGGCCAGATCGGCCTGGCGATCGGCATCGGCTTGATCCTGGTGGTCATGATCATGCCATTGCCGACATGGCTGTTGGACTTCGGTCTGGCGCTTTCGATCACGTTCTCCGTCATGATCCTCATGACGGCGATTTTCATCCGCAAGCCGCTGGAGTTCACCTCCTTCCCGTCGATCCTCCTGATTTCGACGCTGCTGCGGCTTTCGTTGAACCTGTCTTCGACGCGCCTCATCCTGACCCACGGCCACGAGGGGCCCGACGCCGCCGGCGGCATCATCGCCGCCTTCGCCGGCTTCGTGATGAGCGGCAACTTCATCATCGGCGTCACGGTCTTCGCGATCCTGACGCTGGTGAACTTCGTCGTCATCACCAAGGGTTCGGGACGCATCGCGGAAGTGTCCGCGCGCTTTGCGCTCGACGCCATGCCCGGCAAGCAGATGGCGATCGATGCGGACCTGTCGGCCGGCCTGATCGACGAGGCCGAGGCCCGCAAGCGCCGCTCGGACCTGGACGACCTATCCCAGTTCCTCGGCTCCATGGACGGTGCGTCGAAGTTCGTCCGCGGCGATGCCGTGGCGGGCCTCGCCATCACGCTCATCAACGTCCTCGTCGGCGTGATCGTGGCGATGTGGCAGCAGGGCATGCCCTTCGTGCAGGCCGCCGACACCTTCACGAAGCTGACCATCGGCGACGGCCTGGTCTCGCAGATTCCGTCGCTGATCGTGTCGGTCGCCGCCGGTATCATGACCACCAAGGGCACCAGCGAGGTCGATACCGACAAGCAGATCTTCGGCCAGTTGTCGGGCCACCCCGCGGGTCTCGGCCTCAGTTCCGCGACGCTGGTGCTGCTGTCCCTGCTGCCGGGGATGCCGATGCTCCCGTTCCTGGCACTGGCGGGTGTGACCGGCTATTACGCCTACAAGCTGCCGCGCATGCGCGAGGAGAAGGTGCAGCAGGAGGCGGCCCTGCTGGCAATCGAACAGAAGCCGGCGCCGGTCGCCGAAGAGCCGATCTCCACCGCGCTCCAGATCGACCTCGTGCGCATGGAACTGGGCTACGGCCTGCTGCCGCTCATCAACACCGAGCAAGGCAACCGCCTGACCGACCAGATCCGGGCATTGCGCCGCCAGATGGCGACGGAGATGGGGTTCGTGATGCCTTCGGTCCGCATCCAGGACAACCTGCAGCTCCCGCCCAACAGCTACGTCATCCGGGTGAAGGAGATCGAGGCCGGTCGTGGCGAGATCCGTCCCAACATGCTGCTGGTGATGGACCCGCGCGGCGACCAGATCCAGCTTCCCGGCGAAAAGACGGTCGAGCCGACATTCGGCCTGCCCGCCATGTGGGTGGACAACACCTACCGCGAGGAAGGGCTGTTCAAGGGCTACACCGTCGTCGACCCGCCGACCGTGGTCGTCACCCACCTGACCGAGCTGGTGCGCGATCACATGGCGGAACTCCTCTCCTACGCCGAGACGCAGAAGCTGCTGGACGAGATGGACAAGGTTCACCAAAAGCTGGTGGCCGACATCATCCCGCAGCACATCACCATCGGCGGCCTGCAACGGGTGCTTCAGAACCTGCTGTCCGAGCGGGTGTCGATCCGCGACCTGCCCACCATTCTGGAGGGCATCGCCGAGGCGTCGGGCTACACCCGCAACATCAGCTCGATCACGGAGCATGTCCGGGCGCGCCTCGCGCGCCAGTTGTCGGACGCGAACACCGGACCGAGCGGCTTCATCCCGCTGCTGATCCTTTCGCCGGAGTGGGAGCAGGCCTTCGCCGAGGCGCTCGTGGGCGATGGCGACGACCGGCAACTGTCGATGTCGCCCTCACGCCTCCAGCAATTCATGACTACCATTCGCAGCAATTTCGAGAAGTTCGCCAACATGGGCGAAAGCCCGGTGCTGCTGACCAGTCCCGGTATCCGTGCCTATGTCCGCTCCATCGTCGAACGGTTCCGCCCCCAGACCATCGTGATGTCCCAGAACGAGATCCACCCCAAGGCCAAGATCAAAACCCTGGGGCAGATCTGA
- the fliN gene encoding flagellar motor switch protein FliN, with protein MANSDNLNLNELDHGGDFGPSQAKDLEAVYDIPVQISAVLGKATMKVSQLLKLGRGAVLELDRKVGEAIDIYVNNRLVARGEVVVVEDRLGITMTEIIKADRN; from the coding sequence ATGGCGAACAGCGACAACCTGAACCTGAACGAACTCGACCACGGCGGCGATTTCGGCCCTTCCCAAGCCAAGGACCTGGAGGCGGTGTACGACATTCCCGTCCAGATCTCGGCCGTGCTGGGCAAGGCGACCATGAAGGTCAGCCAGCTTCTGAAGCTGGGCCGCGGCGCCGTCCTCGAACTCGACCGCAAGGTCGGCGAGGCTATCGACATCTATGTCAACAACCGCCTCGTCGCCCGTGGCGAGGTCGTGGTGGTCGAGGACCGTCTCGGCATCACCATGACGGAAATCATCAAGGCCGACCGGAACTGA
- the fliG gene encoding flagellar motor switch protein FliG, producing the protein MATRVREDYRSLTGAEKAAIFLLAVGEEQAARLFQHMDDEEIRELSQTMSSLGTISANIIERLFVEFAEQMSSTGSLVGSFDSTERLLTKVLEKDKVDQIMEEIRGPAGRTMWDKLGNVNEVVLANYLKNEYPQTVAVVLSKIKPEHASRVLGMLPESFAMEVVMRMLRMEAVQKEVLEDVERTLRTEFMSNLARTNRRDAHEMMAEIFNNLDRQTEQRFLAALEERNRDSAERIKALMFTFEDLSKLDPQGVQTLLRNVEKSKLALALKGASETVRDLFFTNMAERAAKLLREEMAAMGPVRLKDVDEAQIYMVQTAKDLAARGEILLSEGKGEDQLIY; encoded by the coding sequence ATGGCCACGCGCGTCCGCGAGGACTACCGCTCGCTCACCGGCGCCGAAAAGGCGGCGATCTTCCTCCTGGCTGTCGGCGAAGAGCAGGCGGCCCGCCTGTTCCAGCATATGGACGACGAGGAGATCCGCGAGCTGTCCCAGACCATGTCCAGTCTGGGCACGATCAGCGCGAACATCATCGAGCGACTGTTCGTCGAGTTCGCGGAGCAGATGTCGTCCACCGGTTCGCTGGTGGGCTCCTTCGACAGCACCGAGCGCCTGCTGACCAAGGTCCTTGAGAAGGACAAGGTCGACCAGATCATGGAGGAGATCCGTGGTCCGGCCGGCCGGACCATGTGGGACAAGCTGGGCAATGTGAACGAGGTGGTGCTCGCCAACTACCTGAAGAACGAGTACCCGCAGACCGTTGCGGTGGTGCTGTCCAAGATCAAGCCCGAGCACGCGTCGCGCGTCCTGGGCATGCTGCCCGAAAGCTTCGCCATGGAAGTGGTCATGCGCATGCTGCGCATGGAGGCGGTGCAGAAGGAGGTCCTGGAGGACGTCGAGCGCACGCTGCGGACCGAGTTCATGTCGAACCTCGCACGCACCAACCGTCGCGACGCCCACGAGATGATGGCCGAGATCTTCAACAATCTCGACCGCCAGACCGAACAGCGCTTCCTGGCGGCATTGGAGGAGCGGAACCGGGACTCGGCCGAGCGCATCAAGGCGCTGATGTTCACCTTCGAGGACCTGTCGAAGCTCGATCCCCAGGGTGTCCAGACACTGTTGCGCAACGTGGAGAAGTCCAAGCTGGCGCTTGCCCTGAAGGGCGCCTCGGAAACGGTGCGCGATCTGTTCTTCACCAACATGGCCGAGCGCGCGGCCAAGCTCCTGCGCGAGGAAATGGCTGCAATGGGTCCGGTCCGGCTCAAGGACGTGGACGAGGCCCAGATCTACATGGTGCAGACCGCCAAGGACCTTGCGGCGAGGGGGGAAATCCTCCTGTCCGAGGGCAAGGGCGAGGATCAATTGATCTACTGA
- a CDS encoding sigma-54 dependent transcriptional regulator, which produces MRLLIVGTLEGHITAAGKIAMQRGAKVAHIETVDRAIAALRNGQGGDLVMIDVKLDIARFVEGLKAERIHVPVVACGVGTDAQAAVRAIRAGAKEYIPLPPDAELIAAVLEAVAEEANQFISADPSMQAILRMTDQIAPSDATVLITGESGTGKEVMARYIHKKSRRANEKFVSVNCAAIPEHLLESELFGHEKGAFTGAVARRIGKFEEANGGTLLLDEISEMDIRLQAKLLRAIQEREIDRVGGTDPVKVNIRLIATSNRDLEQAVEDGTFREDLYFRLNVVNLQLPPLRARPADISILADHFVAKYAESNGVDARTLSPSARAKILAHHWRGNVRELENTMHRAVLLTRGEVIEPDAIILAGQSLARDPAQALVAATTLLAAPSANHAAARSNAHANAHAAYTHGNPSVPGSQAVPARPTAALVGRTVADVERDLILETLHHTLGNRTHAANILGISIRTLRNKLKQYNEEGVPIPPPGQGELDGATP; this is translated from the coding sequence ATGCGCCTGCTGATCGTCGGAACGCTGGAAGGCCACATCACGGCCGCCGGGAAGATCGCGATGCAGCGGGGCGCCAAGGTCGCCCACATCGAGACCGTGGACCGTGCGATCGCGGCGCTTCGGAACGGCCAGGGCGGCGACCTGGTGATGATCGACGTGAAACTCGACATCGCGCGCTTCGTCGAAGGTCTGAAGGCGGAACGCATCCACGTTCCCGTTGTCGCCTGCGGGGTGGGCACGGATGCCCAGGCCGCCGTGCGGGCCATCCGCGCCGGGGCCAAGGAGTACATCCCCCTGCCCCCGGATGCGGAGCTGATCGCCGCCGTCCTGGAGGCCGTGGCCGAAGAGGCGAACCAGTTCATCAGCGCGGACCCGTCCATGCAGGCGATCCTGCGCATGACGGACCAGATCGCCCCGTCGGACGCCACGGTCCTCATCACCGGGGAAAGCGGCACCGGCAAGGAAGTGATGGCGCGCTACATCCACAAGAAGAGCCGGCGCGCCAACGAAAAGTTCGTTTCGGTCAATTGCGCCGCCATCCCCGAGCATCTGTTGGAATCCGAGCTGTTCGGGCACGAGAAGGGCGCCTTCACGGGCGCGGTCGCCCGGCGGATCGGCAAGTTCGAGGAGGCCAACGGCGGAACGCTGCTCCTGGACGAGATCAGCGAGATGGACATCCGCCTGCAGGCCAAGCTGCTGCGCGCGATCCAGGAGCGGGAGATCGACCGCGTCGGCGGCACCGATCCCGTGAAGGTGAACATCCGGCTGATTGCGACCTCGAACCGCGACCTGGAGCAGGCGGTCGAGGACGGCACGTTCCGCGAGGATCTCTATTTCCGGCTGAACGTGGTCAACCTGCAGCTTCCGCCATTGCGCGCACGGCCGGCCGACATTTCCATTCTGGCCGATCATTTCGTGGCCAAGTACGCCGAGTCCAACGGTGTGGATGCGCGGACCCTGTCACCGTCGGCACGCGCCAAGATCCTGGCCCATCACTGGCGCGGCAATGTGCGTGAACTCGAGAACACGATGCACCGTGCGGTCCTGCTGACCCGCGGCGAGGTCATCGAACCCGACGCGATCATCCTGGCGGGCCAATCCCTGGCGCGGGATCCCGCACAGGCCCTGGTCGCGGCGACCACCCTTCTGGCGGCGCCTTCGGCCAACCACGCCGCGGCGCGGTCCAACGCACATGCCAACGCGCATGCCGCCTACACCCATGGCAACCCGTCCGTCCCGGGATCCCAGGCCGTCCCGGCAAGGCCCACCGCGGCCCTGGTGGGGCGCACGGTCGCCGACGTGGAACGCGACCTGATCCTGGAAACCCTGCACCACACGCTGGGCAACCGGACCCATGCCGCGAACATCCTCGGCATCTCGATCCGGACGCTGCGCAACAAGCTGAAGCAATACAACGAGGAAGGCGTCCCCATCCCGCCCCCGGGCCAGGGGGAACTCGACGGCGCGACCCCCTAA
- a CDS encoding GTPase, with protein MRLKSFQAPSMAEAIRLVREALGDDAVIISTREEPDGVRVTAAVEDGAMPPERRPATPEAVEPIMGVPEHVADEVKDALRRTGITPEIIERLLDAMERLNADEAQVALAAALATVFRFDPLPEGRIPTAMALVGPPGVGKTLSIAKLCARAVMGNRTVGLITTDTVRAGGVEQLSGFARLLQTKLITVEDAASLAGALSVHKDCDQVWIDTAGRNPFDDSDMEELAGYLRAVPIEPVLVLPAGGDATEAVEIAQRFRKLGAKRLLPTRTDISRRFGGLLAAAGGVNLAFCGLSTTARVHDGLQQLSPGALAALILSHPNRPGNLP; from the coding sequence ATGCGCCTTAAGAGCTTCCAGGCGCCATCCATGGCCGAAGCCATCCGCTTGGTGCGCGAGGCCCTGGGCGACGATGCGGTCATCATCTCCACACGCGAGGAACCCGACGGCGTCCGCGTCACCGCCGCGGTCGAAGACGGTGCCATGCCTCCCGAGCGGCGTCCCGCCACCCCGGAGGCGGTGGAACCGATCATGGGCGTCCCGGAGCATGTGGCGGACGAGGTCAAGGACGCGCTGCGGCGCACCGGCATCACACCGGAGATCATCGAACGCCTTCTGGACGCGATGGAGCGGCTGAACGCCGACGAGGCACAGGTTGCCCTCGCGGCCGCACTCGCAACCGTGTTCCGCTTCGATCCCCTGCCCGAGGGCCGCATCCCCACGGCCATGGCCCTCGTCGGCCCACCCGGGGTGGGCAAGACACTGAGCATCGCCAAGCTGTGCGCACGGGCGGTGATGGGCAACAGGACGGTGGGGCTTATCACCACCGACACGGTGCGGGCCGGCGGCGTGGAGCAGTTGTCCGGTTTCGCACGCCTTCTGCAGACGAAACTGATCACCGTCGAGGATGCGGCCTCGCTGGCCGGCGCCCTTTCGGTGCACAAGGACTGCGACCAGGTCTGGATCGACACCGCGGGCCGGAACCCCTTCGACGATTCGGACATGGAGGAACTGGCCGGTTATCTGCGCGCGGTTCCCATCGAACCGGTTCTGGTGCTGCCGGCGGGTGGCGACGCAACCGAGGCCGTCGAGATTGCACAGCGGTTCCGCAAGTTGGGAGCGAAGCGACTGCTTCCCACCCGGACCGACATCAGCCGCCGCTTCGGCGGCCTGCTGGCCGCGGCCGGCGGAGTCAATCTGGCATTCTGCGGCCTGAGCACAACGGCGCGGGTTCACGACGGGCTGCAACAGTTGAGCCCCGGTGCCCTGGCCGCACTGATCCTCTCGCACCCGAACAGGCCCGGGAACCTGCCGTGA